A DNA window from Hydra vulgaris chromosome 13, alternate assembly HydraT2T_AEP contains the following coding sequences:
- the LOC136089558 gene encoding uncharacterized protein LOC136089558, translated as MKEIVYFTSLKFVNMTNYYKNQVSRDIRNSLMKHNTFVFCRKIKVEIDCLLCHRNHPLGKSELLSQKIDHRLSTKISEFVKQGISHLTVCEMKRLLKIMVSDMFGKKDLPPSNNRRFYPKNNIIRTHIVIERQKLRFSNIDQDCLENKINEWKVSDATVKIHYHPKRSHSKDELLFVYQAGWQKKLLNKYDNEMVFLDATYKTTRYSLPLFFLVVKTNVDFQIVATFVSESETFDTIKKALNVIKSWNLDFQPLYCMTDYCNEEIRALESVFIGREVFICDFHREQAWDRWIKKTSNGCFSKKEDILKLLRCIAWSRSCEEEVDAIKALELSDFWCQDGFSKLKHYVEMYWMPIKKRWIWWYRQNRLLINCNTNNGVERQNESFKYCYLKKYNNSSLTGMLTLLIEEFFTDKLKSYTDANFKMDARYRRYGCWVPKYLYNRPRSLVKHCLLRKSTADYMDLNTVVMMKHVIFTVSSTIDSSTKYFVHFGDENIMPKCTCYDWISTGYPCKHFFAIFKKYPAWSWNTLSKLYVNSPFLNLDEDNYDIFHEKKPFNFSKSLSPLKESSLSLKKNTTVEDQNDICKKHIPIYSGVDVREMLNTIKNLSFEFEANSDELMMLHKTLSTLIDKLNKGRVRESGIPVTQTNNKLSKKHISIPVRKPIKAQTKRVGSQKEKTSNASKVFIVAESYLVDSIEHKIVDEPVNKERFVVDHEIVISHNNDEHLVEKLVLLPKTKLSSDDMNDITNHQMLSDNVIHSVQKMITGVSGLQDPVLGQNLSFCVVKDSFVQVLHDGDVHWLTVSTFGCSEGEVFLLDSMFKGKNMLSDKFCCQTNLCNNAVHQRQFESTSLTCATTNKWCRLWFVCIGVCTAHCLYQLKSTLHFI; from the exons ATGAAAGAGATCGTATATTTTACTAGTTTAAAG tttgtCAACATgacaaattattacaaaaaccAAGTATCAAGAGATATTCGAAATTCTTTGATGAAGCataatacttttgtattttgtagaaaaattaaagttgaaataGACTGCCTATTATGTCACCGAAATCATCCACTTGGAAAA AGTGAACTCCTGTCTCAGAAAATTGACCATCGGTTGTCAACAAAGATTTCTGAATTTGTGAAACAAGGCATTTCACATCTCACTGTATGTGAGATGAAGaggcttttaaaaattatggttAGTGATATGTTTGGAAAAAAAGATTTGCCTCCTTCTAACAACAGAAGGTTCtatccaaaaaataatatcattcgTACACACATAGTCATTGAACGTCAAAAGCttag atTCTCAAACATTGATCAAGATtgtttagaaaacaaaataaatgagtGGAAGGTTTCTGACGCCACTGTCAAAATACATTACCATCCAAAAAGAAGTCATAGTAAGGATGAGCTGTTGTTTGTTTATCAAGctggttggcaaaaaaaacttctaaataaatatgataatgaAATGGTGTTTTTAGATGCAACATATAAGACCACTAGATATTCATTACCATTGTTTTTCTTAGTTGTTAAAACTAATGTTGATTTTCAAATAGTTGCAACATTTGTATCTGAAAGTGAAACTTttgatacaataaaaaaagcacTTAATGTCATCAAGTCTTGGAATCTTGATTTTCAACCTTTATACTGCATGACTGACTACTGTAATGAGGAGATACGTGCTTTGGAATCTGTTTTTATTG GGCGTGAAGTATTCATCTGCGACTTTCATAGAGAACAGGCATGGGATCgttggataaaaaaaacttccaatggttgttttagtaaaaaagaagatattttaaaattgttaagatGTATAGCTTGGTCAAGATCTTGTGAAGAAGAAGTAGATGCTATAAAAGCGTTAGAGCTTTCTGACTTTTGGTGTCAAGAtggtttttctaaattaaaacattatgttGAAATGTATTGGATGcctataaaaaag AGATGGATCTGGTGGTATAGGCAAAATCGTCTTCTAATTAATTGCAACACAAACAATGGTGTTGAAAGACAAAATGAGTCATTTAAGTATTgctatttaaagaaatataacaaCTCTTCTTTGACAGGCatgttaactttattaattgaaGAATTCTTCACTGATAAGCTAAAAAg CTACACTGATGCCAACTTCAAAATGGATGCAAGATACAGGAGATATGGCTGCTGGGtgccaaaatatttatataatcgCCCTCGTAGTTTAGTTAAGCATTGCTTGTTGCGAAAATCTACTGCTGATTATATGGATTTGAACACAGTTGTAATGATGAAACATGTTATCTTTACTGTATCTAGTACCATTGATTCTTCTACAAAATACTTTGTGCATTTTGGTGATGAAAATATTATGCCAAAATGTACTTGTTATGATTGGATATCAACAGGCTATCcctgcaaacatttttttgctatattcaAAAAGTATCCTGCTTGGTCATGGAATACATTATCAAAACTTTATGTAAATTCTCCATTCTTAAATTTAGATGAAGATAACTATGATATATTCCatgaaaaaaaaccttttaatttttctaagtCGCTTTCACCTTTAAAAGAGTCAtctttgtctttaaaaaaaaatacaactgtAGAAGATCAGAATGACATATGTAAAAAACATATTCCCATTTATTCTGGTGTCGATGTTAGGGAGATGCTTAATACTATTAAGAACTTATCATTTGAATTTGAGGCAAACTCTGATGAACTAATGATGTTACATAAAACTCTTTCCACTCTAATAGACAAACTAAACAAAGGAAGAGTAAGAGAATCTGGGATTCCTGTCActcaaacaaataataaattaagcaaaaaacaTATTTCTATTCCTGTACGGAAACCAATAAAAGCTCAAACTAAGCGTGTTGGatcacaaaaagaaaaaacatcaaatgCTTCTAAAGTGTTTATAGTAGCAGAGAGTTACTTAGTTGACTCGATTGAACATAAAATTGTTGATGAGCCTGTAAACAAAGAAAGGTTTGTTGTTGATCATGAGATAGTTATTTCACATAATAATGATGAACATTTAGTAGAAAAACTGGTTTTACTTCCTAAGACAAAACTCTCATCAGATGATATGAATGATATTACAAACCATCAGATGTTGTCAGACAATGTCATCCATTCGGTACAAAAAATGATAACTGGTGTTTCTGGTCTGCAGGATCCAGTTTTGGGGCAAAATTTGTCATTTTGTGTGGTAAAGGACTCCTTTGTACAGGTATTACATGATGGTGATGTACACTGGCTGACAGTAAGCACTTTTGGGTGCTCTGAAGGTGAGGTATTTCTGTTAGACAGCATGTTTAAGGGCAAAAATATGTTGTCAGACAAATTTTGTTGTCAGACAAATTTGTGCAATAATGCAGTGCACCAAAGACAGTTTGAAAGTACGAGTCTTACCTGTGCAACAACAAACAAATGGTGTAGACTGTGGTTTGTTTGCATTGGCGTTTGCACAGCACATTGCTTGTACCAGCTCAAATCCACACTACATTTCATTTGA